The nucleotide window CCCGGCCACGACCCCAGCGGCGAGGAGTTGCGGACGGAGTTCGCCAAGCGGGCACCCTTGTTCCTGAAGTCCGCCTTGCCCGGACTCGACCCCGGCATCGTCAAGTTCGTCCGGCACCACGTCGCGCACGCCGCGTCGGCCGCGCTCGCCGCGCCGTTCGGCGACTGCGCCGTGCTCGTCGCCGACGGCCGCGGCGAAAGCACGTCCTACCTGGCCGGGGAATACCGCGACGGCCGGTTCAAGGAACTGGCGGCCCAGAAGCTGCCGCACTCGCTCGGCCTGCTCTACGAAGACCTGACCGAGCACTGCGGTTTCGCGCGGTCCAGTGACGAATACAAGGTCATGGCGCTCGCTTCCTACGGCAAGCCGGAGTTTCTCGACGAGCTCTGCGAGCACGTCCACGTGACCGGCGACGGCGGCTTCCACGCGTCCGGCGTCGACCTGGCCGCGCTCGCCCCGCGTCGCGGACCCGGCGAGGAACTCACGCGCCGCCACGCCGATCTCGCCGCGAGTGTCCAGAAAGTCCTCGAAGACATCCTCCTGGAACTGACGGACTGGCTGCACGAGGCCACCGGCCAGCGTGACCTGGCGCTGGCGGGCGGGATCGCGCTCAACTGCGTCGCGAACACGCGGCTGCACGCCGAAGGCCCGTTCGAGCGGATCTGGGTGCAGCCCGCCGCCGGCGACGCGGGCACGGCGCTCGGCGCGGCCCTGCAGCTGGCCGCCGACGCCGGGGAACGCGGCGCCCCGATGGGTGACGCCGGGCTCGGTCGCGGGTGGACGGACGAGGAACTCGAAGAGATCCTCGTCAAGGCCAAGCTGCCCTACGAACGCCCCGACGACCTCGCCGAGACCGTCGCCGAAGCGCTGGCGAACGACGAAGTCATCGCCTGGTTCCAGGGCCGCGCCGAGTTCGGTCCGCGGGCGCTCGGGCACCGGTCGCTGCTGGCCCACCCGGGCCGCAAGGCGAACCTCGAGCGGCTCAACGACGTCAAGGGCCGCGAGCAGTTCCGCCCGGTGGCGCCGATGGTGCGGGCCGAGCGGGCCGCCGAGATCTTCACCCGCGGCCCGCTGCCCAGCCCGTACATGCTGTTCGTGCACGACGTCGCCGAAGACTGGCGGGACCGCATCCCGGCGGTCACGCACGTCGACGGCACGGCCCGCGTGCAGACCGTCGAAGAACGCGAAAACCCCGTGCTGGCGCGGATGCTGGCCGGCTTCGAACGCCGGACCGGCCTGCCGGTCGTGATCAACACCAGCCTCAACACCGCGGGCCGCCCGATGGTCGACTCGCCCCGCGATGCCCTCGAATGCTTCGGCTCGGCCCCGATCGACCTGCTCGCGCTGGGCCCGTTCGTGCTCCGGCGTCCCCGAACCACCCGACCCGGCGCGGCGTCGCCGGAGGAGAAGGAGGTGCCGTGATGGAAGACCATCTCGCCGCGTTGGCCGAAGCCGCCGAGCGGACCCGCGAATCCGCCCCCAAGATAACCGCGTGGGGACGGCACCTCGCCGGCGTGTTCGAAGCCGGCGGCCGGCTGCTCGCCTGCGGCAACGGCGGCAGCGCCGCCGAGGCCCAGCACCTGACCGGCGAGCTCGTCGGCCGGTTCCGCGACGAGCGGCAGCCGCTGTCGGCCATCGCGCTGCACGCGGACACGTCCGCGACCACCGCGATCGTCAACGACTACGGCGACCACGAGGTCTTCGCCCGCCAGGTGCGCGCGCACGGCAGGCCGGGCGACGTGCTGGTCTGCCTGTCCACCAGCGGGACCAGCCAGAACGTCGTCGCCGCCGCGAAGGCCGCGCACGAACTCGGCGTCACGACGTGGGCGCTCACCGGGCCCGCCCCGAACCCCCTCGCCGCCCTGTGCGACGACGCCGTGACGGTCGAAGCGCCGACCGTCGCGACCGTGCAGGAGATGCACCTGGCGCTGGTCCACGGCCTCTGCGCGGCGCTCGACGACGCGCTCGGGGTGACCGCGTGAAGCCGCTGGTCGTCCTGGGCGACACCCTGCTGGACGTCGACGCCGAAGGCACCGCCGAGCGGCTGTGCCCGGAGGCGCCGGTGCCGGTGGTCGACCTGACGGCCCGGCGCCGCCGCCCCGGCGGCGCCGGTCTCGCCGCGCTGCTGGCCGCGCGGTCGGCAGCCGAGGTCGTGCTCGTCACGCCGCTCGGCGACGACGAGGGCGGCCACGCGCTCACCGGGCTGCTGGAGCCGGACGTCACCGTGCTGCCGCTGCCGCTGCGCGGCGCGACGGTGTGCAAGACCCGCGTCCGCGCGGGCGGGCAGTCGTTGCTGCGCCTGGATTCCGGCGACGGCACGGCGACCACCGACCCGCTGCCCGCCCGGGTGCACGAAGTCCTCGAAGACGCCGGCGCGATCCTCGTGGCCGACTACGGCCGCGGCCTGACGCGCAACCCGGACGTCCGGCGGCTCCTGCGGGAGCTGGCCGAGCGGGTCCCGGTCGTGTGGGACCCGCACCCGCGCGGCGCCCAGCCGGTGCCCGGCACGCGGCTGGTCACGCCGAACCTCGCCGAGGCGAGCGCGGTGCTCGCCGGGCACGAGGAGCCGGCCGAGCTGGCCAAGCTGCTGCGCGGCCACTGGCACGCCGACGCGGTCGCGGTGACCGTCGGGTCCCGCGGTGCGGTGCTCGCCGACGGCCTCGGCGAAACGACCGTCCCGATCCCCGCCTCGGCGCGGACGCCGGGCCACACCGCACCCGACACGTGCGGGGCGGGCGACCGGTTCGCCGCCGCGGCCACCGCGGCCCTGCTCGGCGGCGCGGACACGACCGAAGCCGTGGTGACCGCGGTCGAAGCGGCCGCCCGGTTCGTCGCCGCCGGTGGCGCGACCGCGCTGTCCACGAACGACTGCCCGGTCCCCGACCCGCAACCGGCCACCGACGCCTTCGGTCTCGCCGAGCGGGTCCGCGAAACCGGCGGACGGCTGATCGCCACCGGCGGCTGCTTCGACCTGCTGCACCCCGGGCACGTGAGCCTGCTGCGGCAGGCCCGCGCACTCGGCGACGCCCTCGTCGTCTGCCTCAATTCCGACGCTTCGGTGCGGGGCCTCAAGGGCCCCGGCCGCCCGCTGGTCCGCGACCGCGACCGGGCCCGGCTGCTGACGGCGTTGTCCTTTGTGGACGCTGTCGCCGTGTTCGACGAGCCCTCGCCCACGGCGGTCCTGGAGCGACTGCGCCCGGACGTCTGGGTGAAGGGCGGCGACTACGCGGACGCCGATCTGCCCGAACGCGCGGTGGTCGAACGGCACGGCGGCGAGGTCGTGCTCGTCCCGACCGTGCCCGGCTACTCGACCTCCCGGCTGGTCGCCGCGGCGGCCAGTGCCTGATTCCCCTCGCCCGCGAAGGAGAGCGATGCGACCCCTCGGCAACGTCCTGATCACCGGTGGCGCGTCCGGCCTCGGTGCCGCCACCGTCGACGCCGTCCGCAAGGCGGGCGGCACCCCCTACGTCCTCGACCGCGTCCGCCCCGAGGACCCGGCCGAGTACGTCGAAGCCGACCTGACCGACACCGCCGCGACCGAGGCCGCCGTCCGCGAGCTCGCCGAGCGCGCGGGCGGCCTGGACGGCGTCTTCACCGCCGCCGGCACCGACGCCTGCGGACCGTTGCCCACTGTGTCCACTGAGGACTGGGAGCGGGTCGTCAAGGTGAACCTGCTCGGCACGGCCGCGGTGATCCGCGCCGCGCTCCCCTCCCTGGAACGCTCGCACGGCACGGTCGTCACCGTCGCCTCCACCCTGGGCATCAAGGCAGTGAGCGACGCGACCGCCTACTGCGCCTCGAAGTTCGGCGTCGTCGGCTTCACCCGGGCGCTGGCCGCCGAGCTGGCCGGGCGCGTCGGCGTCACGCTGCTCATCCCCGGCGGGATGTGGACGCACTTCTTCGACGACCGCACCGACCAGTACAAGCCGCCGCCGGACGCGAAGCTCAACCAGCCCGAGCACGTCGCGAACACCGTCGTCTTCGCGCTGCAGCAGCCGCCCGGCGCCGAGGTCCGCGAGCTCGTCGTGTGCGCGTCCGAGGAGGGGTCGTGGCCGTGAGCGCCGCGGTCCTCGTGCTGCGCGCGCTCGGCGTCGGGGACCTGCTGACCGCGGTGCCCGCGCTGCGCGCGCTGCGCACGGCGTACCCGGGCGACCGGCTGGTGCTGGCCGCGCCGGAAAGCCTGCGGGACCTGGTGGAGCTGATCGACGCGGTCGACGAGCTGCTGCCGACGTCCGGGCTCGGCGACCTCGCCTGGCCCGGCTCCCCGCCGCGGCTCGCGGTCAACCTGCACGGCAGCGGCCCGGAGAGCATCCACGACCTCCTCGACACCGACCCGGCCGAGCTGCTGACCCATCGCCGCCCCGACTTCCCCGACGTGCCCGGCCTCGCCTGGCGCGACGACGTGCACGAGGTGGACCGCTGGTGCCGGCTCGTCGAGTACCACCACCTGGAGGCGGACCGCTCGGCCCTGCACCTGCCGGTGCCGCCGGGGCCGAGCCCGGCGCCGGACGCCGTCGTGGTGCACCCCGGTGCGGCGTTCCCGGCCCGGCGCTGGCCGCCCGAGCGGTTCGCGACCGTCGTCCGGCAGCTCGCCGCCGACGGCCACCGCGTGGTGCTCACCGGCAGCGCCGGCGAACGCGACCTGGCGGTGTCGATCGCCGAAGCGGCCGGGCTCGGCGAGGACGCCGTGCTGGCCGGGCGCACCGGCCTGGCGGAACTGGCCGCGCTGGTGGCCGGAGCGGCCCTGGTCGTCTGCGGCGACACCGGCGTCGGGCATCTCGCCACCGCGTTCGGCACGCCGTCGGTGCTGCTGTTCGGCCCGACCCCGCCGCGGCTGTGGGGCCCGCCGCCGTCGGCGCGGCAGCATGTCGTGCTGTGGGCCGGGAATGTCGGCGACCCGCACGGCGAGGAGCCCGACGGCGGATTGCTGCTGCTCGGCGAGGAGCGGGTGCTGGCCGCGGCGCGTTCGGCCCTGGAAATGCGGGTGGCCCATGGGTGAGCACATCGGGATCGTCGGCGCGGGCTACGTCGGGTTGACGAGCGCCGCGTGCTTCGCGCGGCTCGGGCACCGGGTCACCTGCGTGGACGCCGATGAGTCCAAAGTGGACGAGCTGGGCCGGGGTGTGGTGTCCATCGCCGAGCCCGGCCTGGCCGAGCTGGCCGGTCAGGGGCTCGCCGACCGGACGCTGAGCTTCACCACCGCCCAGGCCGAGCTCTACGGCGCGGACCTCGTCTTCCTGTGCCTGCCGACGCCGCCCGCCGAGGACGGACGCCCCGACCTCGGCGTGCTCGAACACGTCGTACCGCAGCTCGGGCGGCTGCTGCGGCCCGGCTGCGTGCTGGTCACCAAGTCGACGGTGCCGGTCGGCACCGCGGCCCGGCTGCCGCACCTGCTGGGCCGCGACGACCTGCCGGTGGTGGCCAACCCGGAGTTCCTCCGCGAAGGCCACGCCGTCGAAGACTTCCTGCACCCGGACCGGGTCGTGGTCGGCACCGATCCCGCGGATTCGCCGGCGGCGCGGCGGGTCGCGCGGCTGTACGAGCCGACCGGCGCCCCGGTCGTGGCGACCGACTCGGCCAGCGCCGAACTCGCGAAGTACGCCAGCAACGCGTTCCTCGCCGTGAAACTGTCCTATGTGAACGTGCTGGCCGAACTGTGCGAGCGGTTCGGGGCGGACGTCCGCGAGGTCTCGCGCACCATGGGCCTCGACGCGCGGATCGGCCCCGAGTTCCTCGCCCCCGGCCCCGGCTGGGGTGGATCGTGCCTGCCGAAGGACACCTCGGCCCTGCTGCACGCGGCCGAATCGGCGGGCGTCGACTTCGCCATCCTGCGTGACGCGGTCCGCGTCAACGCCCGGCAGCGCGCCCGGGTGGTGCGGGCCGTCCGGCAGGCGGTGACGGGTTCTCCCGCGGGGTCGCTCGCCGGGGCCCGCATCGGCCTGCTGGGCCTGGCCTTCAAAGCCGGGACGGGCGATCTGCGCGACTCCCCCGCCCTCGCGGTGGCCGACGACCTGGCCCGCGCGGGGGCCGAGCTGA belongs to Amycolatopsis tolypomycina and includes:
- a CDS encoding carbamoyltransferase family protein; its protein translation is MRILGINAVFHDPAAALVVDGEIVAAAEEERFSRRKHGKQAVPFSTWEQPAQAAAWCLAQAGLSAKDLDAVGYSYDPALVEPGLPGHDPSGEELRTEFAKRAPLFLKSALPGLDPGIVKFVRHHVAHAASAALAAPFGDCAVLVADGRGESTSYLAGEYRDGRFKELAAQKLPHSLGLLYEDLTEHCGFARSSDEYKVMALASYGKPEFLDELCEHVHVTGDGGFHASGVDLAALAPRRGPGEELTRRHADLAASVQKVLEDILLELTDWLHEATGQRDLALAGGIALNCVANTRLHAEGPFERIWVQPAAGDAGTALGAALQLAADAGERGAPMGDAGLGRGWTDEELEEILVKAKLPYERPDDLAETVAEALANDEVIAWFQGRAEFGPRALGHRSLLAHPGRKANLERLNDVKGREQFRPVAPMVRAERAAEIFTRGPLPSPYMLFVHDVAEDWRDRIPAVTHVDGTARVQTVEERENPVLARMLAGFERRTGLPVVINTSLNTAGRPMVDSPRDALECFGSAPIDLLALGPFVLRRPRTTRPGAASPEEKEVP
- a CDS encoding D-sedoheptulose-7-phosphate isomerase, coding for MEDHLAALAEAAERTRESAPKITAWGRHLAGVFEAGGRLLACGNGGSAAEAQHLTGELVGRFRDERQPLSAIALHADTSATTAIVNDYGDHEVFARQVRAHGRPGDVLVCLSTSGTSQNVVAAAKAAHELGVTTWALTGPAPNPLAALCDDAVTVEAPTVATVQEMHLALVHGLCAALDDALGVTA
- a CDS encoding PfkB family carbohydrate kinase; its protein translation is MKPLVVLGDTLLDVDAEGTAERLCPEAPVPVVDLTARRRRPGGAGLAALLAARSAAEVVLVTPLGDDEGGHALTGLLEPDVTVLPLPLRGATVCKTRVRAGGQSLLRLDSGDGTATTDPLPARVHEVLEDAGAILVADYGRGLTRNPDVRRLLRELAERVPVVWDPHPRGAQPVPGTRLVTPNLAEASAVLAGHEEPAELAKLLRGHWHADAVAVTVGSRGAVLADGLGETTVPIPASARTPGHTAPDTCGAGDRFAAAATAALLGGADTTEAVVTAVEAAARFVAAGGATALSTNDCPVPDPQPATDAFGLAERVRETGGRLIATGGCFDLLHPGHVSLLRQARALGDALVVCLNSDASVRGLKGPGRPLVRDRDRARLLTALSFVDAVAVFDEPSPTAVLERLRPDVWVKGGDYADADLPERAVVERHGGEVVLVPTVPGYSTSRLVAAAASA
- a CDS encoding SDR family oxidoreductase, whose protein sequence is MRPLGNVLITGGASGLGAATVDAVRKAGGTPYVLDRVRPEDPAEYVEADLTDTAATEAAVRELAERAGGLDGVFTAAGTDACGPLPTVSTEDWERVVKVNLLGTAAVIRAALPSLERSHGTVVTVASTLGIKAVSDATAYCASKFGVVGFTRALAAELAGRVGVTLLIPGGMWTHFFDDRTDQYKPPPDAKLNQPEHVANTVVFALQQPPGAEVRELVVCASEEGSWP
- a CDS encoding glycosyltransferase family 9 protein; amino-acid sequence: MAVSAAVLVLRALGVGDLLTAVPALRALRTAYPGDRLVLAAPESLRDLVELIDAVDELLPTSGLGDLAWPGSPPRLAVNLHGSGPESIHDLLDTDPAELLTHRRPDFPDVPGLAWRDDVHEVDRWCRLVEYHHLEADRSALHLPVPPGPSPAPDAVVVHPGAAFPARRWPPERFATVVRQLAADGHRVVLTGSAGERDLAVSIAEAAGLGEDAVLAGRTGLAELAALVAGAALVVCGDTGVGHLATAFGTPSVLLFGPTPPRLWGPPPSARQHVVLWAGNVGDPHGEEPDGGLLLLGEERVLAAARSALEMRVAHG
- a CDS encoding UDP-glucose dehydrogenase family protein, encoding MGEHIGIVGAGYVGLTSAACFARLGHRVTCVDADESKVDELGRGVVSIAEPGLAELAGQGLADRTLSFTTAQAELYGADLVFLCLPTPPAEDGRPDLGVLEHVVPQLGRLLRPGCVLVTKSTVPVGTAARLPHLLGRDDLPVVANPEFLREGHAVEDFLHPDRVVVGTDPADSPAARRVARLYEPTGAPVVATDSASAELAKYASNAFLAVKLSYVNVLAELCERFGADVREVSRTMGLDARIGPEFLAPGPGWGGSCLPKDTSALLHAAESAGVDFAILRDAVRVNARQRARVVRAVRQAVTGSPAGSLAGARIGLLGLAFKAGTGDLRDSPALAVADDLARAGAELTAHDPAVGCVPGTGTVQVVDDPYLVAKDAAALVVLTEWPEFRDLDWARLAAAADRAVVVDTRNLLDPDALAEAGFAHIGVGTHPRRQS